The Paraburkholderia hospita DNA segment AGTCTGCTGGTGCTAAGCCGGCTCGTGCTGGGCTTCGGCGAAAGCCTGTGCGGCACGGGCGCGATCCTGTGGGGCATCGGGCGGGTCGGCACGACGAACAATGCGCGCGTGATCTCGTGGAACGGCATCGCGACGTATGGCGCGCTCGCGATTGGGGCGCCGCTGGGCGTCGCGATTGCGCATAGCGTGGGGTTTTTTGCGCTTGGGGTTGTGGTGATTGTGCTTGCGGCGCTGGGGTTCTATCTGGCGCGCCTGATTGCGGCTGTACCCGTTGTGCATGGCGAGCGGATGTCGTATCGCAGTGTGTTTACCCGTGTGCTGCCGCACGGGATTGGGCTTGCGCTTGGGTCGGCTGGGTTTGGGTCTATCGCGACGTTCATCACGCTGTTTTATGCGGCGAATCATTGGCCTAACGCGGCGTTGTCGTTGACCGTGTTTGGCACGCTGTTTATCGGTGCGCGGTTGCTGTTTGCTAATACGATCAAGACGTATGGCGGTTTTCGCGTCGCGATTGCTTCGTTTTCTTTTGAGTGCGTTGGGCTGTTGTTGCTGTGGCTCGCGCCTGAGCCGCATGTTGCGCTTGCGGGCGCTGCGTTGACCGGGTTCGGGTTTGCCTTGGTGTTTCCGGCGCTCGGCGTCGAGGCGGTTGGGCTTGTGCCGCCCGCTAGCCGGGGCGCGGCGTTGTCGGCTTATTCGGTCTTTCTCGATCTGTCGTTGGGGATTACTGGGCCGCTGGCCGGGTTTATTGCTGGTGAGTTTGGATATGGGTCAGTGTTCCTGTTCGCTGCTGTTGCTGCTGCGGGGGCTGTTGCGCTGTCTACTATGCTTTATTTGCGCAATGCGCGGACGCCGAATGCGCCTGCGGCGGCTTGATGTTGGCGCTTGCAGCGGGGGCGTCTAGGTTTGTGCGTTCGGTGCGGTAGCGGTTGGACTGTTTATGGTTTTGCCGCTGGCATCCGCGTTTTGTCTTCGTGGCGCGGTTGGTTTGGTTGTTCTAGCCTTTGCGCTGACATCCGCTTATGCCTTCGTGCTTCAAGCGTCGCCCCTGTGTGGGGGGACGCGTGGACATCAAACACCGTAGCGCGGATGCCAGCAAAAAGCAAAAACACCACCC contains these protein-coding regions:
- a CDS encoding MFS transporter, whose product is MSADSATPRSEFATTLQIIPVVFFTFLCYLTIGIPLAVLPGYVHDDLGYSAVIAGLAISVQYFATLASRPLAGRSADTLGPKKTVTIGLIGCGVSGVLLLLAVLLGRWPTLSLSLLVLSRLVLGFGESLCGTGAILWGIGRVGTTNNARVISWNGIATYGALAIGAPLGVAIAHSVGFFALGVVVIVLAALGFYLARLIAAVPVVHGERMSYRSVFTRVLPHGIGLALGSAGFGSIATFITLFYAANHWPNAALSLTVFGTLFIGARLLFANTIKTYGGFRVAIASFSFECVGLLLLWLAPEPHVALAGAALTGFGFALVFPALGVEAVGLVPPASRGAALSAYSVFLDLSLGITGPLAGFIAGEFGYGSVFLFAAVAAAGAVALSTMLYLRNARTPNAPAAA